One genomic region from Terriglobus aquaticus encodes:
- the murA gene encoding UDP-N-acetylglucosamine 1-carboxyvinyltransferase, whose amino-acid sequence MDKFVVRGGNPLLGTIKVSGAKNSALPCMAAAILTEEEVVLENIPQVRDIETERKLLESMGATCELGYGRAQHRTTIQCAVLSDPEAKYEIVKTMRASSLVLGPLVARTGMARVAAPGGCAIGGRPIDLHLKGLELMGAKITQEHGYIEARTDRLKGAHILFDKITVTGTEDLLMAAVLADGETLMENCAQEPEVTDLAAMLTGMGAHIEGAGTSTIRVQGVSKLNGVKHRINPDRIEAGTFLVAGAISGGDLNVDCCNPKHLAAVIAKLEECGVRLDVGKDSIRVRSEGKLKAADMATVEYPGFPTDMQAQFMALATQCEGTSVITENIFENRFMHVSELNRMGANIKVDGRTATVRGGTPLQSAAVMCSDLRASASLVLAALIADGETILDRVYHIDRGYERIEEKLRGVGAQIRRMGEVFGKR is encoded by the coding sequence ATGGACAAGTTCGTCGTTCGGGGAGGCAATCCCCTTCTCGGCACCATCAAGGTTTCCGGCGCCAAGAATTCCGCTCTTCCCTGCATGGCCGCTGCCATCCTCACCGAAGAAGAAGTCGTTCTCGAAAACATTCCGCAGGTCCGCGACATCGAGACCGAGCGCAAGCTGCTCGAGTCTATGGGTGCCACTTGCGAACTGGGCTATGGCCGCGCGCAGCACCGCACGACTATCCAATGCGCCGTCCTGAGCGACCCGGAAGCGAAGTACGAGATCGTGAAAACCATGCGCGCCTCCTCGCTGGTGCTTGGGCCGCTGGTGGCGCGCACCGGCATGGCTCGTGTGGCGGCACCCGGCGGCTGTGCAATCGGTGGACGCCCCATCGATCTGCACCTGAAGGGCCTGGAACTGATGGGTGCGAAGATCACCCAGGAGCACGGCTACATCGAGGCCCGCACCGATCGGCTCAAGGGCGCGCACATTCTCTTTGACAAGATCACCGTCACCGGTACCGAGGACCTGCTCATGGCCGCCGTTCTAGCCGACGGCGAAACCTTGATGGAGAACTGCGCCCAGGAGCCGGAAGTCACCGACCTCGCTGCCATGCTCACCGGCATGGGCGCCCACATCGAAGGCGCTGGCACCAGCACCATCCGCGTGCAGGGCGTAAGCAAATTGAATGGCGTCAAACATCGCATCAATCCCGACCGCATCGAGGCTGGCACCTTCCTCGTCGCCGGTGCGATCAGCGGTGGCGACCTCAACGTCGACTGCTGCAACCCGAAGCACCTGGCCGCGGTCATCGCCAAGCTGGAAGAGTGTGGCGTTCGTTTGGACGTCGGCAAAGACAGCATCCGCGTTCGCAGCGAGGGCAAGCTGAAGGCCGCCGACATGGCGACCGTGGAATACCCCGGCTTCCCAACCGACATGCAGGCCCAGTTCATGGCTCTTGCAACGCAGTGTGAAGGCACCTCGGTCATTACTGAAAACATCTTTGAGAATCGCTTCATGCACGTCAGCGAGCTGAATCGCATGGGTGCCAACATCAAGGTGGACGGCCGCACCGCGACCGTTCGCGGCGGCACTCCCCTGCAATCAGCGGCGGTCATGTGCAGCGATCTGCGAGCATCGGCCTCACTGGTCCTCGCGGCACTCATCGCAGACGGCGAAACCATTCTTGATCGCGTTTACCACATCGATCGTGGGTACGAGCGCATCGAGGAGAAGCTGCGAGGCGTCGGCGCGCAGATTCGCCGCATGGGCGAGGTTTTCGGCAAGCGCTGA
- a CDS encoding M28 family peptidase, whose translation MKLILPRLFACVLSASLALPTYAELPLVPERTDWSTPAAAWWSHVQYLADDKLEGRRAGTPGYDKAVAYVEEQFRQIGLVPAGVNGYRQPVSLTPYQVDGEKSSARLETSAGAQTFTVGKELQVSQDSKSEVSAPLVFVGYGLRIPRKHVDDYTGVDLKGKIAVFFNAPPERLQGPQRAYARGADQRWRELRATGAIGMLSLALPRYIPGQEKMTPDQIAKAQPQSAGGQRVTFTDAETFGLPGLQFSGSIADAKAAEKLFAGTGHTYAELLDLAKAGKPLPSFPIAGTFAAHTLVQRSTPVNAPNVVGMLPGSDSRLKNEYVVVSAHLDHLGIGREIDGDKLYNGAMDNASGIASLIECAKLLAAQPHPKRSVIFIALVGEELGELGSQYFATKPTVPKQQIVADLNMDMYLPLFPLRFLEVQGLGESTLGNDARAVCQLNDVEVQFDKQPDENRFVRSDQVNFVKQGIPALAFKFGWTPDSPEEKTFNDWVKTRYHKPSDDLNQPVDKVAAAQFTLVLAQLTTRVANEQPRPSWYPESSFSNTVAAR comes from the coding sequence ATGAAGCTCATCCTGCCGCGTCTGTTCGCATGTGTCCTGTCCGCTTCGCTCGCTTTGCCGACGTATGCGGAACTGCCACTTGTCCCTGAGCGCACCGACTGGTCCACTCCCGCGGCCGCGTGGTGGTCTCACGTGCAATACCTTGCCGACGACAAGCTGGAGGGCCGCCGTGCGGGCACCCCCGGCTATGACAAAGCGGTCGCCTACGTGGAGGAACAGTTCCGCCAAATTGGCCTAGTGCCGGCTGGCGTGAACGGGTACAGGCAGCCGGTAAGCTTGACGCCTTACCAGGTGGATGGCGAAAAATCCTCAGCGCGGCTGGAGACTTCCGCCGGCGCGCAAACCTTCACAGTGGGCAAAGAGCTTCAGGTGTCTCAGGACTCCAAATCCGAAGTCAGTGCACCACTCGTGTTTGTGGGGTACGGTCTTCGCATTCCGCGCAAGCACGTCGACGACTACACCGGCGTAGATTTAAAAGGCAAGATCGCGGTCTTCTTCAACGCGCCGCCCGAGCGGCTGCAAGGCCCGCAGCGCGCCTATGCACGGGGTGCCGACCAGCGGTGGCGGGAACTGCGCGCTACCGGCGCCATCGGCATGCTTTCGCTCGCCCTGCCCCGCTACATCCCAGGACAGGAGAAGATGACGCCCGACCAGATCGCCAAGGCGCAGCCCCAAAGCGCGGGCGGCCAGCGCGTCACCTTCACCGACGCGGAGACCTTCGGCTTGCCGGGCCTGCAGTTTAGTGGCAGCATTGCCGACGCGAAGGCCGCGGAGAAGCTCTTCGCCGGCACCGGGCACACCTACGCGGAGCTGCTCGACCTCGCCAAGGCGGGCAAGCCGCTCCCGTCTTTCCCCATCGCAGGCACCTTTGCGGCGCACACCTTGGTCCAGCGCAGCACGCCCGTCAACGCTCCGAATGTCGTCGGCATGTTGCCGGGTTCAGACTCGCGCCTGAAGAACGAATACGTTGTCGTAAGTGCTCACCTGGACCACCTTGGCATCGGCCGCGAGATCGATGGCGACAAGCTCTACAACGGTGCCATGGACAACGCGAGCGGCATCGCCTCGCTCATCGAATGCGCCAAGCTGCTGGCCGCACAGCCACACCCGAAGCGCTCCGTGATCTTCATCGCGCTTGTGGGCGAAGAGCTCGGCGAACTCGGCTCGCAGTATTTCGCCACCAAGCCCACAGTGCCGAAGCAGCAGATCGTCGCCGACCTGAACATGGACATGTACCTTCCGCTCTTCCCGTTGCGCTTTCTTGAGGTGCAGGGGCTCGGCGAATCGACCTTGGGCAACGACGCCCGCGCCGTCTGCCAGTTGAACGACGTGGAAGTGCAGTTCGACAAGCAGCCGGACGAGAACCGGTTCGTCCGTTCCGACCAGGTCAACTTCGTGAAGCAGGGCATTCCTGCGCTCGCCTTCAAGTTCGGCTGGACGCCTGATTCGCCGGAAGAGAAGACCTTCAACGACTGGGTCAAGACGCGCTATCACAAGCCTTCCGACGACCTGAACCAGCCAGTCGACAAAGTAGCGGCAGCGCAGTTCACCCTGGTTCTCGCCCAGCTCACCACCCGTGTTGCCAACGAACAGCCACGCCCCTCATGGTACCCCGAAAGCAGCTTCAGCAACACCGTCGCAGCCCGGTAG
- the proC gene encoding pyrroline-5-carboxylate reductase, with product MQEDILTYELPTAPAALPGITVAVLGTGKMGGILLQAFLKNNLLHPEQIRATVAHPDRAHALSAQYSVEVTTDNLEAARAADVILLGVKPIQVPAVVEQIRPALTPDKLLLSFAASVKTSAIEQAAGIDLGVVRAMPNTPAMLAAGITALCSGRFVTPQQMDIAQRIFSTVGRTVIVDEKHMDAVTGLSGSGPAFLYIVIEALAEAGVNVGLPRDVATQLAAQTTYGSARMVLETGYHPALLKDAVTTPAGCTVDGILELEEGGLRVTLIKAVKRATQRARELAAG from the coding sequence ATGCAAGAAGACATCCTCACCTACGAACTCCCCACCGCGCCCGCCGCCCTCCCCGGCATCACCGTCGCCGTGCTCGGCACCGGCAAGATGGGCGGCATCTTGCTGCAGGCATTCCTCAAGAACAACCTGCTGCACCCGGAACAGATTCGAGCCACCGTCGCTCACCCGGATCGTGCCCACGCGCTGTCGGCGCAGTATTCGGTTGAGGTAACGACGGACAATCTGGAAGCGGCCCGCGCTGCCGACGTGATCCTGCTCGGCGTCAAGCCCATCCAGGTACCTGCCGTTGTCGAGCAGATTCGGCCCGCCCTCACGCCAGACAAGCTCCTGCTCTCCTTTGCGGCTTCCGTCAAGACTTCTGCGATCGAGCAAGCAGCGGGCATCGATCTAGGCGTCGTGCGCGCCATGCCCAACACACCCGCTATGCTGGCGGCCGGCATCACCGCTCTGTGCAGCGGCCGATTCGTCACACCGCAGCAGATGGACATCGCACAGCGTATCTTCAGCACGGTCGGCCGTACGGTCATCGTCGATGAGAAGCACATGGACGCCGTCACCGGTCTTTCCGGCTCCGGCCCGGCGTTCCTCTACATCGTGATCGAGGCCCTGGCCGAGGCCGGAGTCAACGTGGGCCTGCCGCGCGACGTCGCCACTCAGCTCGCCGCTCAGACGACCTACGGCTCTGCCCGTATGGTGCTGGAAACCGGCTATCATCCCGCGCTGCTCAAAGACGCCGTCACCACGCCGGCCGGCTGCACCGTCGACGGCATTCTGGAGCTGGAAGAAGGTGGCCTGCGCGTCACCCTCATCAAGGCCGTCAAGCGCGCGACACAGCGTGCCCGGGAACTCGCCGCAGGCTAA
- a CDS encoding COX15/CtaA family protein, which yields MATTLPAPVRTGGIDRKLTYFAWLTLGWNVLVVIFGAVVRSTGSGAGCGNHWPLCNGEVIPVSPGLHTVIEFTHRMMTGVSGWLVLGLLLAVLRWKPRPDPARKAAVATMGFLILEALLGAVLVKLGYVTGNRSTGRVVALAIHLTNTLTLVAFLTLTAWLVSGRPKPRLALGAWLTLVVTALMGVSGSLAALGDTLFPATSLRAAFAQDFTAGAPMLLRLRTVHPVSVVLATGALLWAVTRVNRSKRLASWTLALFASQIVAGIVDLVLLAPWWMQVVHLLGADLYWVSLLLLLFSTDAVPEANWAPQMKTPATS from the coding sequence ATGGCGACCACACTTCCAGCACCGGTCCGAACAGGCGGCATCGACCGCAAGTTGACCTACTTTGCCTGGTTGACGCTCGGCTGGAACGTGCTTGTGGTCATCTTCGGAGCGGTCGTCCGCTCCACGGGTTCGGGGGCGGGTTGCGGTAACCACTGGCCGCTCTGCAACGGCGAAGTCATTCCCGTCTCGCCGGGATTGCATACGGTCATCGAGTTCACCCATCGCATGATGACCGGTGTCTCCGGCTGGCTGGTCCTCGGTCTTCTTCTGGCAGTGCTCCGCTGGAAGCCCCGTCCTGACCCGGCCCGCAAGGCTGCAGTAGCCACCATGGGCTTCCTCATCCTGGAAGCTCTGCTGGGCGCAGTTCTGGTGAAGCTCGGATACGTGACCGGGAATCGCTCGACTGGCCGCGTCGTGGCGCTTGCGATCCACCTCACGAACACCCTCACGCTGGTCGCGTTTCTAACGCTGACAGCTTGGCTCGTCTCGGGCCGCCCCAAGCCCAGGCTCGCGCTGGGTGCATGGCTCACGCTCGTCGTCACTGCGCTCATGGGCGTCAGCGGTTCCCTGGCAGCGCTTGGCGACACCTTGTTCCCGGCAACCTCGCTGCGCGCCGCATTTGCGCAGGACTTTACCGCCGGAGCGCCGATGCTTCTGCGCCTCCGCACGGTACATCCAGTCAGTGTGGTGCTCGCCACCGGCGCTCTGCTGTGGGCGGTGACCCGTGTCAACCGGAGTAAGCGGCTGGCCTCGTGGACGCTTGCACTCTTTGCGTCGCAGATCGTCGCAGGCATCGTCGATCTTGTCCTGCTGGCGCCGTGGTGGATGCAGGTGGTGCACCTCCTTGGGGCGGACCTGTACTGGGTTTCGCTGCTGCTGCTGCTTTTCTCGACAGACGCCGTTCCGGAAGCAAACTGGGCACCGCAAATGAAAACGCCGGCGACAAGCTGA
- a CDS encoding sugar MFS transporter → MAGISSAPANFAAAPSHTNRGALTIVTTLFFMWGFCTVLNDALIPHLQSIFSLSYLQASLIQLAFFTSYFIFAQPAGWLVERIGYQRTMVVGLVVMAAGALLFLPAASTAIYGIFLGAQVVLAAGVTLLQVAANPYVTILGPPETAGSRLNLTQAFNTLGDTVAPYFGSMLILGRATTETAPTDAAGVAAYHIRQASTVRLPYILIASILILLGVAIALFRFPRLEVTRDFRPSDLTPSSDSIWKHPHVWLGAIAIFIYVGAEVSVGSFLAKFIADPAIGGMTLESATKMVTFYWAGMMAGRFAGSYVMQKVASHKLLAAAGLGGFLVVLASVFTTGHTAMWFILAVGLFNSIMFPTIFTLGVAEVGPLTGRASGLLVQGIVGGALIPVMMGKLADTYGIHHALLLPCVCYLFVIFYGLRGYRIHAGEAHSELRAV, encoded by the coding sequence ATGGCAGGCATCAGCAGCGCACCGGCGAACTTCGCCGCCGCACCGTCACACACTAATCGCGGTGCGCTCACCATTGTGACCACGCTGTTCTTCATGTGGGGTTTTTGCACGGTGCTCAATGACGCACTGATCCCACATCTTCAATCGATTTTCTCTCTCAGCTATCTGCAGGCATCGCTGATTCAGCTTGCCTTCTTCACCTCGTACTTCATCTTTGCCCAGCCTGCGGGTTGGCTGGTCGAGCGCATCGGATACCAGCGCACCATGGTCGTCGGCCTCGTCGTCATGGCTGCCGGAGCTCTGCTGTTCCTGCCTGCCGCCAGTACGGCAATTTACGGGATCTTTCTTGGCGCTCAGGTTGTGCTCGCCGCCGGCGTGACCCTGCTTCAGGTCGCAGCCAATCCCTACGTCACCATCCTTGGTCCGCCTGAGACCGCTGGCAGCCGCCTCAACCTGACACAGGCTTTCAATACGCTCGGCGACACCGTCGCGCCATACTTCGGCAGCATGCTCATTCTGGGCCGCGCCACAACGGAAACGGCTCCAACCGATGCCGCTGGTGTGGCCGCGTACCACATCCGCCAGGCAAGCACGGTTCGGTTGCCTTACATCCTGATCGCGTCGATCCTCATCCTGCTCGGCGTCGCCATCGCCCTCTTCCGCTTTCCCCGGCTTGAAGTCACACGCGACTTCCGCCCCAGCGACTTGACGCCGTCAAGCGACAGCATCTGGAAGCATCCGCACGTGTGGCTGGGCGCCATCGCCATCTTTATTTACGTGGGTGCCGAGGTTTCTGTCGGCAGCTTCCTTGCCAAGTTCATCGCCGATCCCGCAATCGGCGGAATGACGCTCGAATCGGCGACCAAGATGGTCACCTTCTACTGGGCTGGCATGATGGCCGGGCGTTTCGCCGGTTCCTACGTCATGCAGAAGGTCGCATCGCACAAGCTGCTGGCCGCAGCCGGTCTGGGTGGCTTCCTGGTTGTGCTTGCGTCCGTATTCACGACCGGTCACACCGCCATGTGGTTCATTCTTGCGGTTGGCCTGTTCAACTCCATCATGTTCCCGACCATCTTCACTCTGGGCGTGGCAGAGGTCGGCCCGCTAACCGGTCGCGCTTCCGGTCTGCTGGTCCAGGGCATCGTCGGTGGCGCTCTGATTCCTGTGATGATGGGCAAGCTGGCCGACACCTACGGCATCCACCACGCGCTGCTCTTGCCCTGCGTCTGCTACCTCTTCGTCATCTTCTACGGTCTGCGGGGCTACCGTATCCACGCCGGCGAGGCACACTCGGAGCTTCGCGCGGTCTAA
- the ppk1 gene encoding polyphosphate kinase 1, which yields MARRKAQPAKQDPGPEHRFFNRDESWLRFNARVLEEAADPTNPLLERVKFLSITASNLDEFVEVRVASILQRIEDGFTVPAEMDDDGLSEQARLDALADQLHRFVHAQYDCWTRDLLPALAAQKIEVLGWQDLDAPSQEAAETYYRNEVDPLLTPVTIDPSHPFPRVLNKALCLALLLRRKRGKANSLGVITVPRSLNRMVPLPGPAGAVRFVPLHEVIEAHAPRLFPGYQILSCSPFRVTRNSNLYLQEEESRSLLESVREELHNRRKGDVVRLEIESGADEALLEDLRMNFDLDRWQIFRTDGQVNLTRIADLYSAVDRPDLKFPKFQPREFAFSRDSSGAPLNIFETLRGHDILLHHPFDSYSTVEKFMEAAAHDPQVVSIKQTLYRTSSNSPLFHALLEAAPTTDVTVVVELMARFDEDSNIRWARSLEDAGVQVYHGLIGHKTHAKLALLVRRDPDGAIRRYAHLGTGNYNSVTARFYTDISFLTANPAITAAVSRVFNYLTAQAEQQSYRPLLVSPITLARDLLDLIAREAEHARNGRPARIIAKMNALLDGKTVTALYEASQAGVEIDLIVRGMCSLRPGVRGLSERIRVRSIVGRFLEHSRIFFFANGSDVAVGSPGDTSEVFCGSADWMPRNLYDRCEAVFPVVASALRSRLRNEILETYLQDSVKARLLQPSGEYIRVPRQQPAIEAQARFMALVTDPNAAQPLAPTAETASAGKAEQATSPSKPRTPRRRVKTQ from the coding sequence ATGGCACGACGCAAAGCTCAGCCCGCAAAACAGGACCCCGGCCCTGAACACCGCTTCTTCAATCGCGACGAGAGCTGGCTGCGCTTCAACGCCCGCGTGCTGGAAGAAGCCGCCGACCCGACCAATCCGCTGCTGGAACGAGTCAAGTTCCTTTCCATCACGGCCTCCAACCTCGACGAATTTGTAGAGGTCCGAGTAGCCTCCATCCTCCAGCGCATCGAAGACGGCTTCACCGTTCCGGCCGAAATGGACGACGACGGTCTATCCGAGCAGGCGCGTCTCGACGCGCTGGCCGACCAGCTCCATCGCTTTGTTCACGCGCAGTACGACTGCTGGACCCGCGATCTACTGCCAGCCCTGGCAGCGCAAAAGATCGAGGTGCTGGGTTGGCAGGATCTTGACGCACCATCGCAGGAAGCCGCGGAAACCTACTACCGCAACGAGGTCGATCCACTTCTTACCCCGGTCACCATCGATCCCTCGCACCCGTTCCCACGCGTTCTGAATAAGGCGCTGTGCCTTGCCCTGTTGCTGCGCCGCAAGCGCGGGAAGGCCAACAGCCTGGGCGTTATCACCGTTCCGCGCTCGCTCAACCGCATGGTCCCGCTCCCAGGCCCTGCGGGAGCGGTCCGCTTCGTTCCATTGCACGAAGTTATCGAAGCGCACGCTCCGCGCCTCTTCCCCGGGTACCAGATCCTTAGTTGCTCGCCCTTCCGCGTTACCCGGAACAGCAACCTTTACCTGCAGGAGGAAGAGTCCCGCTCCCTTCTGGAGAGCGTGCGTGAAGAGCTTCATAACCGGCGAAAGGGTGACGTCGTCCGTCTTGAGATCGAGAGTGGCGCGGACGAAGCTCTGCTGGAAGATTTGCGGATGAATTTCGATCTGGATCGCTGGCAGATTTTTCGGACCGATGGACAGGTCAATCTCACCCGGATTGCCGACCTCTATTCCGCCGTGGATCGCCCTGATCTCAAATTCCCCAAGTTTCAGCCGCGCGAGTTCGCTTTCAGCCGCGATAGTTCCGGCGCGCCACTCAACATCTTCGAGACGCTGCGCGGCCATGACATCCTGCTGCATCATCCCTTTGACAGCTACAGCACGGTCGAAAAGTTTATGGAAGCGGCGGCGCACGACCCGCAGGTTGTCAGCATTAAGCAGACGCTCTACCGCACTTCGTCCAACTCACCGCTCTTCCACGCCTTGCTCGAGGCCGCTCCCACGACCGACGTTACCGTCGTCGTGGAACTCATGGCCCGCTTCGATGAAGATTCCAACATCCGCTGGGCGCGCAGCCTGGAAGATGCCGGCGTGCAGGTGTATCACGGCCTCATCGGTCACAAAACCCATGCCAAGCTCGCCCTTCTTGTGCGCCGCGATCCCGACGGCGCGATCCGCCGCTATGCTCACCTCGGCACCGGCAACTACAACTCGGTCACCGCCCGCTTCTACACCGACATCAGCTTTCTCACCGCCAATCCGGCCATTACAGCGGCCGTTTCGCGCGTGTTCAACTACCTGACGGCGCAGGCCGAGCAACAAAGCTACCGGCCGCTTCTGGTCTCGCCCATCACCCTGGCTCGAGACCTGCTGGACCTCATCGCACGGGAAGCCGAACACGCCCGGAACGGCCGACCCGCCCGCATCATTGCCAAGATGAACGCCCTGCTCGACGGTAAGACGGTCACCGCCCTCTACGAAGCCTCGCAGGCAGGCGTGGAGATCGATCTAATTGTTCGCGGCATGTGCTCCCTGCGGCCGGGTGTGCGCGGTCTAAGCGAGCGCATTCGTGTCCGTTCCATCGTCGGCCGCTTCCTGGAGCACAGCCGCATTTTCTTCTTCGCGAACGGGAGCGACGTTGCCGTCGGAAGCCCGGGCGACACCAGCGAGGTCTTCTGCGGTTCGGCAGACTGGATGCCGCGAAATCTCTACGATCGCTGCGAAGCTGTCTTCCCCGTGGTCGCCAGCGCTTTGCGAAGCCGCCTTCGCAATGAGATCCTGGAGACGTATCTTCAGGACAGCGTGAAAGCTCGCCTGCTGCAACCATCGGGCGAATACATCCGGGTTCCTCGCCAGCAGCCGGCCATTGAGGCTCAGGCTCGCTTTATGGCCCTGGTTACCGACCCCAACGCCGCCCAGCCACTCGCGCCCACGGCCGAAACCGCGTCAGCCGGAAAGGCCGAGCAGGCCACTTCACCTTCGAAGCCGCGGACCCCACGCAGGCGCGTTAAGACACAGTAA